AAGCCGCTTCACACTTCCGGATCGCGCTCTAACGCTCACGGCTCCACGGGAAGAGAGAGGCCGGGAAATCTGCCGCGTAGCGATGACCGATCGGTGGGCGAGGCTCTTCTGGCTGGGGATTCGGGTCAGGTTCCACCACCTTCCGGTAAAGATGCCAGCTCGCATGACCGAGCACCGGCAGAACGACGCAGAGACCGACGAAGAATGGCAGCGAGCCCACGGCCAGCAATACCGCAACGATCAACCCCCACGCGGCCATCTCAACGGGGTTCATCATCACGGCCCGTATCGAGGTGCGGATCGCATCGATCGCTGTCGCATGCCGGTCGAGCATCAGTGGAAACGAGACAACGCTGATGCACAGGGCCATCACCGCAAACAGGAAACCGACGCCGCATCCGACGATGATGAGGGTCCAGCCTTCAGGCGTCGTCAGCACCCGCTCTACGAAATTAGGGATGTTCGCAGCCGGAACATAGCCGAAGGTTGCAATGTAGATCGCGTCCGCGGCGGCGATCCAGACCCCGAACAGAACGAGCAGGAGGATGCCAAGTTCGAGCATGGCGCCGAACGACGGCGCACGCAGCACCTGCATTGCATCCCAGGCTCCTGGCTCCTCCCCGCGTTCGCGGCGGCGGCTCAGTTCGTAGAGGCCGAGTCCGGCGAAAGGACCGATCAGGGCGAAGCCGGCGGCGAGCGGAAACAGTAGCGGCAGCACCGAATAGCCAAGCACAAGCCTGAACAGGACAAGTCCGAGCACGGGATACATCACGCACAGGACTATTGCGTGGGTCGGGATAGCCTTGAAGTCTTCCCAGCCGAGGCGCAGCGCGTTGCCCAGGTCGGAAAGGCTGATCTTGCGAACGACATAAGCCGTAGGGACGCCAAACAATTGCAGTTTGGGTCGTGCGAATACTGTGGTCATGGTTCCGGTCTCCTTGCCGGTGGTCGCAGGGGAACGGAGCGCCCTCACAAAACACGCACATCCGCCTCATGCGCGAAAATCGCGACTTAGTCCGGCAAATCAGATTCAACCAGAAGGAGCTTGCCGGACGACATCCGTCGCAACCGGTCCAGTAAAACTAGTCCGATACGCAGTAGAAGCAAGAACGCTGTCGGAGAATTGTGCAATCGCACAAACCAGGTTTTGCGATGCACCATCCGATGGTGGGTGCCGATCGGTGTTCTCCGGCGCGCGCCGCATTCGGGCCAACATGCGCCGGACAGAGGCGGGACATACTCCTCTATTGACGCCGGCCTCGACGGGTACCATCTTAAAATCCTGAACGCCCCCAGCTCTGATGAGATTGCGGTCGTGACGTTGATCCTTTGTCCCAGCGTCGCGACCGGCAGAATGGGCGAGGCAAGAGGCACGGTGATGGTGAACGTGACACCATCCCTTTGACGAGAGCTCCGCCCTTTCGATCGTCTCCGCAGCCTTCAATGGCAAGGAGGAATGAGGGATGGCTGTAGCGATCATACTGCTTCTGGTTGCGATCGCCTCGGTGCTGTTTCACCTCTACAGCCCGTGGTGGTGGACGCCGATCGCCTCAAACTGGCGGTACATCGACGACACGATCAATCTGACGTTCTGGATCACTGGGGCGGTTTTCTGCGCGGTCATCGCGTTCATGGCTTATTGCGTCTTCCGCTTCCACCACAAGGAGGGACGGCGGGCCGCCTATAATCCCGAAAACAAGAAGCTCGAATGGTGGCTCAGCATCGGGACGGCAATCGGCGTCGCAGCCATGTTGGCGCCCGGCCTTGTCGTCTGGCACCAGTTCGTCACGGTTCCGGCCGATGCGACCGAAGTCGAGGTCGTGGGACAGCAATGGATGTGGAGCTATCGGCTTCCCGGCAAGGACGGCCGGCTCGGCACCTCCGATGCGCGCAATATCAGTTCCGACAATCCTCTGGGGTTGAATCCCAACGATCCGAACGGACAAGACGACATCGTCATTCAAAGCGACGACTTGCATCTGCCGGTTGGGAAGCCGGTGAAGGTGCTGCTCCGCTCAATTGACGTTCTGCATGATTTCTATGTGCCCGAGTTCCGGGCGAAGATGGACATGATACCGGGCTCGGTGACGTATTACTGGTTCACGCCCACCCGCACCGGAACATTCGAAGTGCTCTGTGCGGAGCTGTGCGGTAGCGCGCACGCGCAGATGCGGAGCAAGGTCATCGTGGAGGAAGAGAAAGAATATCACGCGTGGCTCGAGAAGCAGCGGACCTTCGCGGAGTTGTCAGGCCAGCACGACGTCGCGAAGGCCGCGTACAAGACTGGTAGCGAATGAACATGCCGACGAGGATCGGCCAGATATGAGGTGAACTCGTCGCTGAGCAGAAGACCAAGGAGGCTATTCCGATGGTCGATATCCCGTTTGATGAGGTCGCACGCATTCCGCCCGCCGAAGTAGGTGAGGTCGAGCTCTATCACCCGCGAAGCTGGTGGACGAGGTACGTCTTTTCGCAAGACGCCAAGGTTATCGCCCTCCAGT
This genomic interval from Bradyrhizobium sp. NP1 contains the following:
- a CDS encoding DUF2189 domain-containing protein, yielding MTTVFARPKLQLFGVPTAYVVRKISLSDLGNALRLGWEDFKAIPTHAIVLCVMYPVLGLVLFRLVLGYSVLPLLFPLAAGFALIGPFAGLGLYELSRRRERGEEPGAWDAMQVLRAPSFGAMLELGILLLVLFGVWIAAADAIYIATFGYVPAANIPNFVERVLTTPEGWTLIIVGCGVGFLFAVMALCISVVSFPLMLDRHATAIDAIRTSIRAVMMNPVEMAAWGLIVAVLLAVGSLPFFVGLCVVLPVLGHASWHLYRKVVEPDPNPQPEEPRPPIGHRYAADFPASLFPWSRER
- the coxB gene encoding cytochrome c oxidase subunit II: MAVAIILLLVAIASVLFHLYSPWWWTPIASNWRYIDDTINLTFWITGAVFCAVIAFMAYCVFRFHHKEGRRAAYNPENKKLEWWLSIGTAIGVAAMLAPGLVVWHQFVTVPADATEVEVVGQQWMWSYRLPGKDGRLGTSDARNISSDNPLGLNPNDPNGQDDIVIQSDDLHLPVGKPVKVLLRSIDVLHDFYVPEFRAKMDMIPGSVTYYWFTPTRTGTFEVLCAELCGSAHAQMRSKVIVEEEKEYHAWLEKQRTFAELSGQHDVAKAAYKTGSE